One genomic region from Anabaena sp. PCC 7108 encodes:
- a CDS encoding cyclic peptide export ABC transporter, whose product MNLIYFLLSSSWVMVAIAIFTGFVSGASSAGLIALIGRGANQGHTAPLILITCGFLGLVIIALITSIITQVMLIRLSQNAILQLRMRLSRQILASELSYLEQIGNPRLLATLTEDVQAVANAVYIVPFMCIDLATVLGCLVYITCLSWLVLLMLVILMVVGIGSCQWLLNRGGQLLALAREDQDLLFKHLGTITDGIKELKLNYQRRQVFLTKNLQSTASQFRRHNIDGLTLFAATTSWGKLLFFFAMGFLLFVLPKLLPISPPTLSSYILTFTYLMLPMDNIVSNLPQITKANIALQKIESLGLSLGNRAEISTLPPPIKYFWQSLQFKGITHTYYREQEDNNFILGSIDLTIYPQEIIFIVGGNGSGKSTLAKLITGLYIPENGEIVFDGELINDQNREWYRQHFAVVFSDFYLFEELLGLENSALDFAAREYIKKLQLDHKVKIENGQLSTTALSQGQRKRLALLTAYLEDRPIYLFDEWAADQDPIFKEIFYTQLLPELRKQGKTILVISHDDRYFHLADRIIKLDYGKIEYNKEYCL is encoded by the coding sequence ATGAATCTAATTTACTTTCTTTTAAGTTCTTCTTGGGTAATGGTAGCGATCGCTATCTTTACTGGTTTTGTCAGTGGTGCTAGTAGTGCTGGACTAATTGCCCTCATTGGTAGGGGCGCAAATCAAGGACATACTGCACCTTTAATATTGATTACTTGCGGATTTTTGGGTTTAGTAATTATCGCTTTAATTACTAGCATCATTACACAAGTAATGCTAATTCGCCTCTCTCAAAATGCCATTTTACAATTAAGAATGCGCTTGAGTAGGCAAATACTTGCTTCTGAGTTAAGTTATTTAGAACAAATCGGAAATCCTCGATTATTAGCAACTTTAACAGAAGATGTCCAAGCTGTTGCCAATGCTGTATATATCGTACCCTTTATGTGCATTGATTTAGCAACTGTTTTGGGTTGTTTGGTTTATATCACTTGCTTATCTTGGTTAGTATTATTAATGCTAGTTATTTTAATGGTAGTGGGTATAGGTAGCTGCCAATGGTTGTTAAATCGAGGAGGGCAATTATTAGCCCTTGCCCGTGAAGATCAAGATTTACTATTTAAGCATTTAGGAACTATTACAGATGGCATCAAAGAACTTAAACTTAACTATCAACGCCGACAAGTATTTTTAACCAAAAATTTACAATCAACTGCCAGCCAATTTCGCCGTCATAATATTGATGGTTTGACTTTATTTGCGGCAACTACTAGTTGGGGTAAACTTCTATTCTTTTTTGCGATGGGTTTTTTATTATTTGTATTACCTAAATTATTGCCTATCAGTCCTCCAACCCTTTCCAGTTATATTCTAACTTTTACTTATTTGATGTTGCCGATGGATAATATTGTTAGTAATCTTCCCCAAATTACTAAAGCTAATATCGCCTTACAAAAAATAGAATCTTTAGGTTTATCTCTAGGTAATCGGGCAGAAATCTCAACATTACCACCCCCTATTAAATATTTCTGGCAAAGTTTACAATTTAAGGGTATCACTCACACTTATTACAGAGAACAAGAAGATAACAACTTTATCCTTGGTTCAATTGATTTAACAATCTATCCTCAAGAAATAATCTTCATTGTTGGTGGCAACGGTAGCGGTAAATCTACCCTAGCTAAATTAATTACTGGATTATACATTCCTGAAAACGGAGAAATTGTCTTTGATGGAGAATTAATTAATGATCAAAATCGTGAATGGTATCGTCAACATTTTGCTGTTGTTTTCTCCGACTTTTATTTATTTGAAGAACTTTTGGGTTTAGAAAATAGCGCTCTAGATTTTGCGGCAAGAGAATATATCAAGAAACTACAATTAGACCATAAAGTAAAAATAGAAAATGGACAACTTTCTACAACAGCACTTTCTCAAGGACAGCGAAAAAGATTAGCTTTATTAACAGCTTATTTAGAAGATAGACCAATTTATCTATTTGATGAATGGGCAGCAGATCAAGATCCCATATTTAAAGAAATATTCTATACTCAGTTATTACCAGAATTGCGAAAACAAGGTAAAACCATCCTCGTAATTAGCCATGATGATCGCTATTTTCATCTAGCAGACCGCATCATTAAACTAGACTACGGTAAAATTGAATATAATAAAGAATATTGCCTTTAA
- the hpnI gene encoding bacteriohopanetetrol glucosamine biosynthesis glycosyltransferase HpnI — MLIVSYQLSAVLLTASFCLSAVLFYCYGIYAAIAFRRFSYPVNPEFHPPLTILKPLCGLDAETYTNLASFCQQYYPQYQIVFGVRDFIDPCIEIIEKLIQQFPNVDISLVVNDEIMGTNLKVSNLANAFTTAKHDILVIADSDIRVDKNYLQQIIQPLRDPGVGVVTCLYRSLAQGWVARLDAIGTATDFHAGVLVSNQLEGIKFALGSTIVIRQQVLEKIGGFEAIADYLADDFQLGHLSAQAGYQVLLSNYIVDHVLDTSSLKDTIKRQIRWARCIRVSRPWGYLGLVFTYGTVFSLLLLITSGGSIFAWTTLVITWGMRLVMAWVVGVKVLHDPVAKKFLWLIPFRDLLHFFIWCYSFFGSTIEWRKQRMKLTHEGKLVV; from the coding sequence GTGTTAATTGTGAGTTATCAGTTGTCTGCTGTTTTACTTACTGCCTCCTTTTGTTTATCAGCAGTTTTATTCTACTGTTACGGGATTTATGCTGCCATAGCATTTCGGCGTTTTTCCTATCCAGTCAATCCCGAATTTCATCCACCTCTAACCATTCTTAAGCCACTTTGTGGGCTAGATGCGGAGACTTACACAAATCTGGCTTCATTTTGTCAGCAGTATTACCCACAATACCAGATTGTCTTCGGGGTAAGAGATTTCATTGACCCCTGTATAGAAATTATTGAAAAACTAATTCAGCAATTTCCCAATGTGGATATTAGCTTAGTTGTCAATGATGAAATTATGGGTACAAACTTAAAGGTAAGTAACTTAGCCAATGCTTTCACCACAGCCAAACATGACATATTAGTTATCGCTGATAGTGATATTCGTGTTGATAAAAATTATTTACAACAGATTATCCAACCACTAAGAGATCCCGGTGTTGGTGTTGTCACCTGCTTATATCGTTCCTTAGCCCAGGGATGGGTAGCCAGATTAGACGCAATTGGTACGGCTACAGACTTTCATGCAGGTGTTTTAGTCAGCAATCAATTAGAGGGGATCAAATTTGCGCTTGGTTCTACAATAGTGATTCGTCAACAAGTGCTAGAAAAAATTGGTGGCTTTGAAGCGATCGCAGATTATCTCGCTGACGATTTTCAACTTGGTCATCTCTCAGCCCAAGCTGGTTATCAAGTCCTATTATCTAATTATATAGTTGATCATGTTTTAGATACCAGCAGCCTGAAGGACACCATCAAACGCCAAATCCGCTGGGCTAGGTGTATCCGTGTTTCTCGCCCTTGGGGTTATTTAGGACTAGTCTTTACCTACGGAACAGTTTTTAGTCTACTGTTACTAATAACTAGCGGTGGTTCTATATTCGCCTGGACTACGTTAGTAATTACTTGGGGAATGCGGTTAGTTATGGCTTGGGTTGTCGGAGTCAAAGTGTTGCATGATCCAGTGGCCAAAAAGTTTTTATGGCTCATCCCTTTCCGCGATTTGCTGCATTTCTTCATCTGGTGCTATAGCTTTTTTGGTAGCACTATTGAATGGCGGAAACAGCGGATGAAGTTGACTCACGAGGGTAAGTTGGTGGTGTAG
- a CDS encoding radical SAM protein: protein MPKNSQILGAKRRSFWELARQGVLDGGPATCQFAITSVCNARCGFCSFAVDKMSMDERHSVTLEQAKQAAEILYRNGVYFLIYVGGEPMAHPDLNEMIAHASSIGMATMLVTNGSLLTPKRIDELADAGLMSVIISIDAAEAEKHEQNRGLRGVCDRIQEANTHFQRRNISTTASVTMSRLIEDYNQLPPFLKSLGFDSVTFSYPLTTLGSSYLGYAESDLVNYTAEELNQRFETVKALKRDFAVVNPTASIEDMQRHLRGEPEQFGCLGGWKLFYLDWHLNLYRCHNWEKPMCHITEFDGSQRVRDGCTACMIDCYRDSSVMQHIGVAVSDGVQAAAKGNLIAAWKHWFNRQNLVSLQAVWEQSTWLRRL, encoded by the coding sequence ATGCCAAAAAATAGCCAGATATTAGGAGCAAAAAGGCGCTCATTTTGGGAACTTGCTCGACAAGGAGTGTTAGATGGGGGACCTGCGACTTGTCAATTTGCTATTACCAGTGTGTGTAACGCCCGTTGTGGTTTTTGTAGCTTTGCTGTGGATAAGATGTCAATGGATGAGCGGCATTCTGTTACCTTGGAACAGGCAAAACAAGCTGCGGAAATTCTTTACCGGAACGGTGTATATTTTCTCATCTATGTGGGTGGTGAGCCAATGGCGCATCCAGATTTAAATGAGATGATTGCCCATGCTTCTAGTATTGGTATGGCAACAATGTTGGTGACAAATGGATCACTGCTGACACCAAAACGAATTGATGAATTAGCTGATGCTGGGTTAATGAGTGTGATTATTTCTATTGATGCAGCAGAGGCTGAAAAACATGAGCAAAATCGGGGACTCAGGGGCGTATGCGATCGCATTCAAGAAGCCAATACCCATTTTCAGCGACGCAATATCAGTACTACAGCTTCTGTCACCATGAGTAGATTGATTGAAGATTATAATCAACTACCACCATTTTTGAAGTCTTTAGGGTTTGACAGTGTCACTTTCTCTTATCCTTTAACCACTCTTGGCTCATCCTATCTTGGTTATGCTGAATCTGACTTAGTCAACTACACTGCGGAGGAATTAAATCAGCGTTTTGAAACTGTCAAAGCCCTGAAACGCGACTTTGCGGTTGTCAATCCTACCGCATCTATTGAAGATATGCAGCGTCATTTACGGGGAGAACCAGAGCAATTTGGCTGTCTCGGTGGCTGGAAATTGTTTTATCTAGACTGGCATCTTAACCTTTATCGTTGCCACAACTGGGAGAAACCCATGTGTCATATCACAGAGTTTGATGGTTCCCAACGGGTGCGTGATGGTTGTACGGCTTGTATGATTGATTGCTACCGTGACTCTAGCGTCATGCAGCATATTGGTGTGGCTGTTAGTGATGGAGTGCAAGCAGCAGCCAAGGGAAATCTGATAGCAGCTTGGAAACATTGGTTTAATCGCCAAAATCTTGTTTCCCTCCAAGCAGTTTGGGAACAATCTACCTGGTTACGTCGGTTGTAA
- a CDS encoding RNA-binding protein has protein sequence MSVYVGNLSYEVTQEALTAVFAEYGAVKRVQIPTDRETGRVRGFAFVEMGTDAEETAAIEALDGAEWMGRDLKVNKAKPKEDRGGSFGGGGGGRGGYGGGGGGGGGRNRY, from the coding sequence ATGTCAGTTTACGTAGGCAATCTTTCTTACGAAGTTACACAAGAAGCTCTAACAGCTGTATTCGCAGAATATGGTGCAGTTAAGCGCGTACAGATTCCCACCGACCGGGAAACTGGCCGTGTTCGCGGCTTCGCTTTCGTAGAAATGGGTACAGATGCAGAAGAAACAGCAGCCATCGAGGCTCTTGACGGTGCTGAATGGATGGGACGTGATTTGAAAGTTAATAAAGCCAAGCCTAAGGAAGACCGTGGTGGTTCCTTCGGTGGTGGTGGTGGTGGACGCGGCGGCTACGGTGGTGGCGGCGGTGGCGGTGGCGGTCGTAATCGCTACTAA
- a CDS encoding phycobiliprotein lyase codes for MTSSLQIVETANEQQIAEFFQASVGQWRSERRYYTLPHGETKEVESLITIRFLQQGCEELQNLSQLHDLANLEILTCGAEVSWQSTDTLKARKESQGCTLFGALGNVLYRDRGFATTKPVTAQYYFSNFQTLSLRTEYNSSVFEEEIKFIGTKYRTRQSIISRAGEQLMIGQYLEKRLEV; via the coding sequence GTGACATCATCCCTGCAAATTGTCGAAACTGCCAATGAACAGCAGATTGCGGAATTTTTCCAAGCCTCAGTAGGACAGTGGCGATCTGAACGACGATATTACACCCTGCCTCATGGAGAAACCAAGGAGGTAGAGAGTCTCATCACCATTCGGTTTTTACAACAAGGTTGCGAGGAATTGCAAAACCTGTCTCAGTTACATGATTTGGCAAATCTAGAGATTTTAACCTGTGGTGCAGAAGTGAGTTGGCAAAGTACTGATACACTCAAAGCTAGAAAAGAATCTCAAGGCTGTACGCTTTTTGGTGCTTTGGGAAACGTCTTGTACCGTGATCGCGGTTTCGCTACAACCAAACCAGTCACGGCTCAATATTATTTCTCCAATTTTCAAACCCTGTCTTTGCGAACTGAGTATAATAGCTCAGTTTTTGAGGAAGAAATCAAGTTCATTGGTACTAAATATCGCACCAGACAGAGTATTATTTCCCGTGCTGGTGAACAGTTGATGATTGGTCAATATTTGGAAAAGCGATTAGAAGTTTAG
- a CDS encoding efflux RND transporter periplasmic adaptor subunit, with product MILDGKKPKKSVKILTTLITSPVMNNQTLLMICMLGLALLTGSCGSSPKESAEAQSQRTGGRERANVKTSVDVAIARTSPLNAPAEYIGNTTAFRIVSVRSQVEGRLLALNLDVGDTVQRGQIISQLDDVLLKTGLQQAEAELASRQSEVARAMTQVSNANAEVEKARLEVVQAKADSQRQQKLLKEGAISEQAAQQAQTKAQTAVQALQATIEQVRTEKQAVAAAQGIVFAQQAAVSGAKERRSYSRLISPITGIVIEKVTEPGNLLQPGNEVLKIGDFSRIKVVVQVSELELGKIQVGQSVQVRLDAFPEQTIIGRVARISPSADPTARLIPIEVVIPNSGGKIGSGLLARVNFVTETPQRVVVPETAINGNQKKNQLENNNAKVFILEKTDGKSNVKERSVTLGKTSDGKVEILSGLQPGESYVLRSSKPLKDGETVSLSILSEKESKAPQRTKSKNL from the coding sequence ATGATTTTGGATGGAAAAAAGCCGAAAAAATCGGTGAAAATACTAACGACCTTAATTACCAGCCCAGTCATGAACAACCAGACATTATTAATGATTTGTATGTTAGGACTGGCATTGCTGACAGGGAGTTGTGGTTCATCGCCAAAAGAATCAGCTGAAGCTCAATCTCAGCGGACTGGTGGAAGAGAACGCGCTAATGTGAAAACATCTGTAGATGTAGCGATCGCGCGAACAAGTCCTTTAAACGCCCCAGCAGAGTATATAGGTAACACCACAGCATTTCGGATAGTTTCAGTGCGATCGCAAGTAGAAGGGCGACTACTAGCATTAAACCTAGATGTGGGAGATACAGTCCAACGAGGACAAATCATCAGCCAGTTAGATGATGTTCTCCTCAAGACAGGATTACAGCAAGCAGAAGCAGAACTAGCATCCCGTCAATCAGAAGTCGCCAGGGCTATGACCCAGGTAAGTAATGCTAACGCCGAAGTAGAAAAAGCGCGTTTAGAAGTAGTACAAGCCAAAGCAGATTCCCAAAGACAACAAAAATTATTGAAAGAGGGCGCAATTTCCGAACAAGCTGCCCAACAAGCTCAAACCAAAGCTCAAACAGCAGTCCAAGCCCTACAAGCCACCATTGAACAAGTCAGAACAGAAAAGCAAGCAGTCGCCGCCGCCCAAGGTATAGTATTTGCCCAGCAAGCAGCAGTTTCTGGCGCTAAAGAACGCCGTTCATACTCCCGCCTAATCTCCCCCATTACTGGCATAGTCATAGAAAAAGTCACAGAACCCGGTAATCTTCTGCAACCTGGAAACGAAGTCTTAAAAATTGGCGACTTCAGTCGGATTAAAGTCGTAGTTCAAGTTTCTGAATTAGAACTAGGAAAAATTCAGGTTGGACAATCTGTACAAGTGCGATTAGATGCCTTCCCTGAGCAAACAATAATTGGTAGAGTGGCGCGGATTTCCCCATCTGCCGATCCTACAGCCCGTTTAATCCCTATAGAAGTAGTAATTCCCAACAGTGGCGGCAAAATAGGCAGTGGACTACTAGCACGAGTTAATTTTGTTACCGAGACACCACAGCGAGTAGTGGTTCCAGAAACAGCAATTAATGGCAACCAGAAAAAAAATCAGTTAGAAAACAACAATGCTAAGGTGTTTATTTTAGAAAAAACCGATGGTAAATCCAACGTCAAAGAACGCTCTGTAACTTTAGGGAAAACATCTGATGGCAAAGTAGAAATTCTCTCTGGCTTACAACCAGGAGAAAGTTATGTGCTTCGCAGTAGTAAGCCTTTAAAAGATGGTGAAACTGTGAGTTTATCAATCTTGTCAGAAAAAGAATCGAAAGCACCGCAAAGAACAAAAAGTAAGAATTTGTAA